A region of Acidobacteriota bacterium DNA encodes the following proteins:
- a CDS encoding NAD(+)/NADH kinase, which translates to MEIRCAGIIAKPKAEVAKKVIAELLSWLKEKKIEVIFDNQTAALAEGVTGESREILANKADLIIVLGGDGTLLNVAHSIKGSKTPILAVNLGSMGFLTEVSLNDLYPMLTKVLEGEYRLDPRMMLYSRLFRHSEEMLSYHVLNDVVINKSALARIIDIEVRIDGHLVTVFKSDGLIIATPTGSTAYSLAAGGPIIFPSMEAVIITPICPHSLTNRSLVVPPDSTIEATLKTTDEEVYLTLDGQEGLFLRPGDKIEIVKSPHILYLIHSPRKNYFEVLRNKLKWGER; encoded by the coding sequence ATGGAGATAAGATGTGCGGGAATCATAGCCAAGCCAAAAGCAGAGGTGGCAAAGAAGGTCATCGCTGAGCTCCTCAGCTGGCTAAAGGAAAAGAAAATAGAGGTTATCTTCGACAATCAAACCGCTGCCCTTGCTGAGGGGGTTACCGGCGAATCACGAGAGATCCTTGCCAATAAAGCTGACCTTATCATCGTATTGGGAGGTGATGGAACCCTTTTAAATGTCGCTCATTCGATAAAGGGAAGCAAAACCCCTATCCTGGCAGTAAATTTAGGGAGTATGGGCTTTCTCACCGAGGTGAGTTTGAACGATCTTTATCCCATGCTCACCAAGGTACTTGAGGGAGAATATCGCCTTGATCCGCGGATGATGCTATACTCCCGCCTCTTTCGCCATAGTGAGGAGATGCTCAGCTATCATGTGCTCAACGATGTAGTGATAAACAAGAGTGCTCTCGCCCGGATAATAGACATAGAGGTACGCATAGATGGCCACCTGGTAACTGTGTTTAAATCGGACGGACTAATCATTGCTACTCCTACCGGTTCAACCGCTTACTCCTTAGCCGCGGGAGGTCCTATAATCTTTCCCAGTATGGAGGCGGTCATAATAACCCCTATCTGCCCCCATAGTCTCACTAATCGATCATTGGTAGTGCCGCCCGATTCAACCATCGAAGCGACCTTAAAAACCACCGATGAAGAGGTCTACCTCACCCTCGATGGACAAGAGGGACTATTCTTGAGACCAGGAGATAAAATAGAGATAGTAAAAAGCCCGCATATTCTTTACCTCATCCATTCACCCCGGAAGAACTATTTTGAAGTATTAAGAAACAAACTAAAATGGGGCGAAAGATAA
- a CDS encoding STAS domain-containing protein, whose product MEITKREKGEVTILDIKGKMALGYNEGALREEIEDLLKEGKRKIIINLSEVSYMDSTGVGELVSSFREAKNREAVIKIINVGNKVYRTLTIMKLLPIFKVFSSEEEALKSFAK is encoded by the coding sequence ATGGAGATAACTAAAAGAGAGAAGGGAGAAGTGACTATCCTCGATATAAAGGGAAAGATGGCACTTGGTTATAATGAAGGAGCATTGAGGGAAGAAATAGAAGATCTCCTTAAAGAAGGAAAAAGAAAGATCATAATAAACCTATCTGAAGTAAGTTATATGGATAGCACAGGTGTGGGAGAGTTGGTGAGCTCTTTTAGGGAAGCGAAAAATCGCGAAGCAGTGATCAAGATAATTAATGTAGGAAATAAGGTTTATCGGACGCTCACCATAATGAAGCTTCTTCCCATATTCAAGGTCTTTTCGAGCGAGGAAGAGGCGCTAAAAAGTTTCGCTAAATAA
- a CDS encoding helix-turn-helix domain-containing protein: MAEAPEIIGIASGKGGVGVSLIAVNLGGYLALSGRRVVLVDANLGGASLHTYLGVGFPKLSLADFLFRGVKDLNELRIETNIPNLSLVPGIVTDLMAFSIRYYQKLRFINALSELDADYVILDIGGGTSYNTLDLFLQAERKLLITLPFPAALEGCYRFLKAAFLRYLQHSIPAKEMKTFLNRLVERGVSSSFDVVEQVKSLLPEFVPKVAEARDSLTVGLALNQVKDKGEKRMGKMIEWAVRYHLGIPLSYVGSIPYDEAMEKSALTARPLISIDKDSAVSLGIENLANIIVSYRKKQDFELKPASSLNYYQLLGISPDASLEEVARGYERMKRFYQEDNFAIYFLLSSAEISKISELIGRAYRILSDPEERVKYDSRLVERGEIKGEECVDYTTLRGGKGEIKERDTFPVLDEVYSGSYLKKIRVLRNIPLEEISTRTKITLRNLELIEEEDFASLPPRVYLRGFIVEYAKVLGLNPEEVVRGYLARYDRWRERRE, from the coding sequence ATGGCTGAAGCGCCAGAAATAATAGGTATTGCCAGCGGTAAAGGTGGAGTGGGGGTGAGCCTTATTGCAGTTAACCTTGGTGGGTATCTCGCCCTCTCTGGGAGGAGGGTTGTTCTCGTTGATGCAAATCTTGGTGGGGCGAGTCTTCACACCTATTTGGGCGTTGGCTTTCCTAAACTATCCCTCGCTGATTTCCTCTTTCGGGGGGTAAAAGATCTGAATGAGTTGAGAATCGAAACCAATATTCCGAACCTCTCGCTTGTTCCCGGGATAGTGACCGATTTAATGGCATTTAGTATCCGTTACTATCAGAAATTAAGGTTCATCAATGCTCTTTCCGAACTTGATGCTGACTATGTGATATTGGATATTGGAGGGGGGACTTCCTACAACACCCTTGATCTTTTTCTACAGGCGGAGAGGAAGCTTCTTATAACCCTTCCGTTTCCCGCTGCTCTCGAGGGATGTTATCGTTTCTTAAAGGCTGCTTTCCTCCGTTATCTTCAGCACTCGATTCCGGCGAAAGAAATGAAGACATTTCTTAATAGACTTGTAGAAAGAGGGGTCTCTTCTTCTTTTGATGTTGTGGAGCAAGTCAAATCTTTGCTTCCAGAGTTTGTTCCCAAGGTGGCTGAGGCGAGGGATAGCCTTACCGTCGGGTTAGCGTTGAATCAGGTTAAGGATAAGGGGGAGAAGAGGATGGGGAAGATGATTGAGTGGGCTGTTCGATATCACCTTGGTATTCCCCTTTCTTATGTTGGTTCCATTCCTTATGATGAGGCGATGGAAAAATCGGCTTTAACCGCTCGTCCGTTGATATCCATCGACAAGGATTCTGCCGTCTCGCTTGGGATAGAAAACCTCGCCAATATCATTGTCTCTTATCGTAAGAAGCAGGATTTTGAGTTAAAGCCCGCTTCCTCGCTTAACTATTATCAGCTCCTCGGCATCTCCCCTGACGCTTCTTTGGAAGAGGTGGCAAGGGGATATGAGCGAATGAAAAGGTTCTATCAGGAGGATAATTTCGCCATTTATTTTCTTCTTTCCTCTGCGGAAATCTCCAAGATATCAGAGCTCATTGGTCGAGCTTATCGCATCCTGAGTGATCCTGAGGAAAGGGTAAAGTATGATTCTCGATTGGTGGAAAGGGGGGAGATTAAAGGAGAAGAGTGTGTGGATTATACCACCCTTAGAGGAGGGAAGGGAGAGATTAAGGAGAGAGACACCTTCCCTGTTCTCGATGAGGTATATAGCGGAAGCTATTTGAAGAAGATCCGTGTATTGAGGAATATACCTCTTGAGGAGATATCTACCAGGACTAAAATAACCCTCCGTAATTTGGAGCTTATAGAGGAGGAGGATTTTGCTTCCCTTCCCCCTCGAGTTTATCTCCGCGGTTTCATTGTTGAGTATGCCAAGGTGTTAGGGTTGAATCCCGAAGAAGTGGTAAGGGGATACCTTGCTCGTTATGATAGGTGGCGCGAAAGGCGGGAATAG
- the larE gene encoding ATP-dependent sacrificial sulfur transferase LarE, translating to MSLSAKEKRLKEIIEGYGSLVVAFSGGVDSSYLTYIAHQVLGERMLAITADSPTYPVHELKEAKEFAKKWSIPHKVINSNELDVPKFRENPEDRCYYCKKELLTSLIEIAKEEGFSFVAEGSTLDDLSDFRPGRRAISELGVKSPLIEAGLSKEEVRNLSRKAGLSTWNKPSFACLASRFPYHHPITKEKLVMVERAEEVLRELGFHQFRVRHHQELARIELESEDIKRAVSPEVKRKIVKAFKEIGYHFIALDLEGYRQGSMNEPLLRKDSKDG from the coding sequence ATGTCTCTTTCTGCGAAGGAGAAAAGATTAAAGGAGATAATAGAAGGTTATGGCTCCTTGGTGGTTGCCTTTAGCGGAGGGGTAGATAGTAGCTATTTGACCTATATTGCTCACCAGGTATTGGGGGAACGGATGCTTGCGATTACGGCGGATAGTCCTACCTACCCCGTTCACGAGCTAAAGGAGGCGAAGGAATTTGCCAAGAAATGGAGTATACCTCATAAAGTGATCAACTCCAATGAGCTCGATGTGCCGAAATTTAGAGAAAATCCTGAGGATAGATGTTATTACTGCAAGAAGGAACTCCTTACCTCCCTTATTGAGATCGCTAAGGAGGAGGGTTTTTCCTTTGTCGCTGAGGGGAGCACCCTGGATGATCTTTCCGATTTTAGACCGGGACGGAGAGCGATATCGGAGCTTGGGGTAAAAAGCCCGTTGATAGAGGCGGGGCTCTCTAAAGAAGAGGTGAGGAACCTTTCACGAAAAGCAGGACTTTCTACCTGGAATAAGCCTTCATTTGCTTGTCTTGCCTCCCGGTTTCCTTACCATCATCCCATAACTAAGGAGAAGCTGGTGATGGTGGAGAGAGCGGAGGAGGTTTTACGGGAGCTTGGTTTCCACCAATTTAGAGTAAGACATCATCAGGAGTTGGCGAGGATCGAGTTGGAGAGTGAAGATATCAAGAGAGCAGTTTCTCCTGAGGTTAAGCGGAAGATAGTGAAGGCTTTCAAAGAGATAGGCTATCATTTCATTGCCCTCGATCTTGAAGGGTATCGTCAAGGGAGTATGAATGAGCCCCTTTTGAGGAAGGATAGCAAAGATGGCTGA